From one Staphylococcus kloosii genomic stretch:
- a CDS encoding DUF771 domain-containing protein yields MTQLTVTIPPEFVLITTDEHTQLLMNQQKAIWSKKDFVENSPFKSETTVNERILDKPRFRKILERENIASYPGNGRKNWCFDGPKAYEFLRKYRDEF; encoded by the coding sequence ATGACACAACTTACAGTAACGATACCACCTGAATTTGTATTAATAACTACAGATGAACATACACAGTTATTGATGAATCAGCAAAAAGCAATTTGGAGTAAGAAAGACTTTGTCGAAAATTCACCGTTCAAATCTGAAACAACAGTCAACGAAAGAATATTGGATAAACCAAGATTTCGGAAAATATTAGAACGTGAAAATATTGCAAGTTATCCAGGTAATGGTCGTAAGAATTGGTGCTTTGATGGACCTAAAGCATATGAGTTTTTAAGAAAGTATCGAGATGAATTTTAG
- a CDS encoding phosphoglycerate dehydrogenase, giving the protein MKAVSLIRLGDKEERLQEALPNVEFVFTSGMDEINEQDKKDLDILFGVDKLTEAFLDECPNLKWIAWYATGVDKLPLAYLQQRNIILTNNRDAHVIQMSEFIIGYILADYKNMRTSYRNQVNRHYDSRLISKNLNGQNILFLGTGSIAQRTAQLAKAFGVKVIGINTTGKEVEYFDETYNIEELHNIVGLADIVINTLPQTPSTVHLLTKRHFQLMKDIALFINVGRGSIVENDVIIDVLKNNIIRHAYLDVFENEPLTEDSAFYDLDNISITAHISGNNTEFSDVVTDTFIKNLKAFLNKDDVIENKIDTSKGY; this is encoded by the coding sequence ATGAAGGCAGTAAGCTTAATAAGATTAGGTGATAAAGAAGAAAGATTACAAGAAGCTTTACCTAATGTTGAATTTGTATTTACTAGCGGTATGGATGAAATTAATGAACAAGACAAAAAGGACTTGGACATATTATTTGGCGTTGATAAATTAACGGAAGCATTTTTAGATGAGTGTCCAAACTTAAAATGGATAGCTTGGTATGCCACAGGGGTAGACAAATTACCTCTAGCGTATTTACAACAAAGAAATATTATATTAACAAATAATAGAGATGCACATGTCATACAAATGTCTGAATTTATAATCGGCTATATATTAGCAGACTATAAAAATATGCGTACTTCATATAGAAACCAAGTCAATAGACATTATGATAGTAGATTAATAAGCAAAAATTTAAATGGACAAAATATTTTATTTTTAGGAACAGGTAGTATAGCGCAAAGAACTGCGCAACTAGCTAAAGCGTTTGGTGTCAAAGTTATAGGTATAAATACAACAGGTAAAGAAGTTGAATACTTCGATGAAACATATAACATAGAAGAACTTCATAACATAGTTGGTTTGGCAGATATCGTTATTAATACGTTGCCACAAACACCAAGTACTGTTCACCTATTAACAAAACGCCATTTTCAATTAATGAAAGATATCGCATTATTTATAAATGTTGGGCGTGGTTCCATAGTTGAAAATGATGTAATCATTGATGTGTTGAAAAATAATATTATAAGACATGCGTATTTAGATGTATTTGAAAACGAACCCTTAACTGAAGATAGTGCTTTCTATGATTTAGACAATATCTCTATAACAGCTCACATATCAGGCAACAATACTGAATTTAGTGATGTAGTAACGGATACATTTATTAAAAATTTGAAAGCGTTTCTCAATAAGGATGATGTAATTGAGAATAAAATTGATACAAGTAAGGGCTATTAA
- the bcp gene encoding thioredoxin-dependent thiol peroxidase, producing MLQKGQQFPDFELENQDGTTISKKDLAGKKAILYFYPRDNTPTCTTEACDFRDNIEAFNDLDVQVFGISGDSKKKHQNFKAKHNLNFDLLVDDEFELSKATGVYQLKKSFGKESMGIVRTTFVIDEKGEIIDVIEKVKVKTQMEELKSILG from the coding sequence ATGTTACAAAAAGGACAACAATTTCCAGATTTTGAATTAGAAAATCAAGATGGAACTACAATCTCAAAGAAAGATTTAGCGGGCAAAAAAGCAATATTATATTTTTATCCTCGTGATAACACGCCGACTTGTACTACAGAAGCTTGTGATTTTAGAGATAATATAGAAGCATTTAATGATTTAGATGTACAAGTATTTGGTATAAGTGGAGATTCTAAAAAGAAACATCAAAACTTTAAAGCAAAACATAACTTGAATTTTGATTTACTAGTAGATGATGAATTTGAACTTTCTAAAGCTACTGGCGTTTATCAATTGAAGAAATCATTTGGAAAAGAATCAATGGGTATTGTTAGAACTACTTTTGTTATTGATGAAAAAGGCGAAATTATAGATGTGATCGAGAAAGTTAAAGTTAAAACACAGATGGAAGAATTGAAAAGCATACTGGGGTGA
- the perR gene encoding peroxide-responsive transcriptional repressor PerR encodes MSAEMESIEHQLEDSIASLRTAGIRITPQRQAILKFLIAAESHPTADEIYQALSPDFPNISVATIYNNLRVFKDKGIVKELTYGDSSSRFDFNTHNHYHVICENCGKIVDFHYPQLDEVEQLAQHVTEFNVSHHRMEIYGVCKECQDKGYE; translated from the coding sequence ATGAGTGCAGAAATGGAAAGCATTGAACATCAACTTGAAGATTCAATTGCTTCATTAAGAACAGCTGGTATAAGAATAACTCCACAGCGACAAGCTATTTTAAAATTCTTGATAGCTGCAGAGTCACATCCAACAGCTGACGAAATATATCAAGCACTGTCACCAGATTTTCCTAATATAAGTGTTGCTACAATTTATAATAATTTACGTGTTTTTAAAGATAAAGGTATTGTAAAAGAATTAACTTATGGAGATTCATCAAGTAGATTCGATTTTAATACACACAACCACTATCATGTGATTTGTGAAAACTGCGGTAAGATTGTTGACTTCCATTACCCACAATTGGATGAAGTAGAACAACTAGCTCAGCACGTAACTGAATTTAATGTATCACACCACCGTATGGAAATTTATGGTGTCTGTAAAGAATGTCAAGACAAAGGATACGAATAA
- a CDS encoding helix-turn-helix transcriptional regulator, which produces MTSSAEGLTLEEWRSRKKITQADFAKKIGISPSTYNIWENNPEIIKPKDAFRIAGILKVSIDEIIFLKDKSYFKYVLVEEKQPT; this is translated from the coding sequence ATGACTAGTTCAGCTGAAGGTTTAACACTCGAAGAGTGGAGATCTAGAAAAAAAATTACTCAAGCAGATTTTGCTAAAAAAATTGGAATATCACCATCCACTTATAATATTTGGGAAAATAATCCAGAAATTATAAAACCTAAAGATGCATTTAGGATTGCAGGTATTCTAAAAGTCTCAATCGATGAGATTATTTTTTTAAAAGACAAATCGTATTTTAAATACGTTTTAGTCGAAGAAAAACAACCAACTTAA
- a CDS encoding tyrosine-type recombinase/integrase, whose product MNITKRNGKWQYDFRYNEQRYRKGGFRTKREAEYAGNERYNDASKGIDLDNKIAFSQYTLEWIETYKKPYISAKTYKDNYRIYEKIFEYFDDTPINKITRPQYQKFLTEYKSELSQDQLGRIHALCKKVIENAIYDGLLIKNFTFDITVKSTKAPNKQETDKYLNIEELTALKKYYKARTHHLSASTHIILLMIETGGRYSDCINLKREDINETKNEIFLNGTKNRTAPRHVVVSKELIKILINYANKRPTHINKYLFAYDGKQITNATINKSLKEACTNLGIKRKITSHAFRHTVASYLIYKGINIYYISKYLGHSDISVTLNKYGHLLKESLEEDKERTVKLMENL is encoded by the coding sequence ATGAACATAACTAAACGCAATGGTAAATGGCAATACGACTTCAGATATAATGAGCAACGTTACCGAAAAGGTGGATTTCGAACAAAGAGAGAAGCAGAATACGCAGGTAATGAAAGATATAACGATGCATCAAAAGGTATTGATCTAGATAATAAAATTGCTTTTTCGCAATATACACTAGAGTGGATAGAAACCTATAAAAAACCTTATATATCTGCAAAAACATATAAAGATAACTATCGTATATACGAAAAGATATTCGAGTATTTTGATGACACCCCTATTAATAAAATAACTCGACCACAATATCAAAAGTTTTTAACCGAATATAAATCTGAATTATCACAAGACCAGTTAGGACGTATACACGCATTGTGTAAGAAAGTGATTGAAAATGCTATTTACGATGGATTACTCATTAAAAATTTTACTTTCGATATTACAGTTAAGTCTACTAAAGCACCTAATAAACAAGAAACAGATAAATATTTAAATATCGAAGAACTAACGGCATTGAAAAAATATTATAAAGCACGTACGCACCATTTATCAGCATCCACACATATTATACTACTCATGATTGAAACTGGTGGTCGTTATAGTGATTGTATTAATTTAAAACGCGAAGATATAAACGAAACTAAAAACGAAATATTTTTAAATGGTACAAAAAATAGGACTGCCCCTCGTCATGTGGTTGTTTCTAAAGAGTTAATTAAAATACTCATTAATTATGCAAATAAACGCCCTACTCATATTAATAAATATTTATTTGCTTATGATGGGAAACAAATTACAAATGCTACTATAAATAAATCTTTAAAAGAAGCGTGTACGAATTTAGGTATTAAAAGAAAAATAACCAGCCATGCTTTTAGACACACGGTAGCTTCTTATTTAATATATAAAGGCATTAATATTTATTACATTTCTAAGTATCTAGGTCATTCAGATATATCAGTCACACTTAATAAATATGGTCATCTACTTAAAGAGAGTTTGGAAGAAGATAAAGAACGCACTGTAAAGCTAATGGAAAATTTATAA
- a CDS encoding XRE family transcriptional regulator, with protein sequence MAFKNSIKEIRLENRLSKVEMAKKLDVSEGTIRMWENGKNEPRMGMIEKISSLFNVSKSYLLGEVEIIDMPELDKEIEIPYFGKVSAGNFEEVSIEDSKVRTPSFVYKGRNPEECIALQVNGDSMNKILANGSYIIVHDYRINQDHKLNNNDILVLRLGGEYTVKRVRRTETKLHLDPSSYSDEFKTNTFNLDSLDEIEVIGKVIYNYQSFE encoded by the coding sequence ATGGCTTTCAAAAATTCAATCAAAGAAATACGTCTTGAAAACAGATTGTCAAAAGTAGAAATGGCTAAAAAATTAGATGTTTCTGAAGGTACAATAAGAATGTGGGAAAATGGTAAAAACGAACCAAGAATGGGTATGATTGAAAAAATTTCTAGTCTATTTAATGTTTCTAAAAGTTACTTATTAGGAGAAGTAGAAATTATAGATATGCCAGAATTAGATAAAGAAATTGAAATCCCTTATTTTGGCAAAGTGTCTGCTGGTAATTTTGAAGAGGTTTCTATAGAAGACTCAAAAGTTAGAACTCCCTCTTTTGTATATAAAGGTCGCAACCCTGAAGAATGTATCGCTTTACAAGTAAATGGAGATAGTATGAATAAAATATTAGCTAATGGTTCATACATAATCGTTCATGACTATAGAATTAATCAAGACCATAAGTTAAACAACAATGATATTTTAGTTTTGCGGTTAGGCGGTGAATACACAGTAAAACGTGTTCGTCGTACAGAAACTAAGTTACATTTAGATCCTAGTAGCTATTCTGACGAATTTAAAACTAACACATTCAATTTAGATAGTTTGGATGAAATAGAAGTAATAGGTAAAGTTATATACAATTATCAATCTTTTGAATAA
- a CDS encoding DUF1270 family protein gives MNKSFYIAFTAWMVFTLVLMLIGVYFTTAIFVGTFIAALTYAFFDNYFFENKKTAKRANA, from the coding sequence ATGAACAAATCATTTTATATTGCATTCACAGCGTGGATGGTATTTACACTAGTTTTAATGCTCATCGGTGTTTACTTCACAACAGCAATATTTGTAGGGACATTCATTGCAGCATTGACGTATGCGTTCTTTGATAACTATTTTTTCGAAAATAAAAAGACTGCAAAGCGCGCCAACGCTTAA
- a CDS encoding AAA family ATPase produces MSFQIKSAKNMNKNTDTFLIYGSPGRGKTHTINFLSGKTLYISIDKSERPLKGNENIDILDFNTHEAWQEWGDLTIWLNDQDISEYDNIVIDNISELFRSMLANLGRNGRNNRTPEMAHYQQVDFFTIDSFRFLQNLNKRLVFLAWETTAEHYTEGGQQFTRTMPDIRHTIRDNVAGLCQVVARLVINEKSGNRGFILQPSNTVWAKNQLSQDEHCKQDELFQLGSGESD; encoded by the coding sequence ATGAGTTTTCAAATTAAGTCTGCAAAAAACATGAACAAAAATACTGATACATTTTTAATTTACGGTTCCCCTGGTAGAGGGAAAACACACACGATTAATTTCTTATCTGGAAAAACACTTTATATCAGTATAGACAAATCAGAACGACCACTTAAAGGTAATGAGAACATTGACATTTTAGACTTTAATACCCATGAAGCTTGGCAGGAGTGGGGAGATTTAACTATATGGTTAAACGACCAAGATATTAGCGAATACGACAATATTGTTATTGATAACATTTCAGAATTATTTAGATCCATGCTAGCAAATTTAGGTCGAAATGGTCGTAATAACCGTACTCCTGAAATGGCACATTACCAACAGGTCGATTTTTTCACAATAGATAGTTTTCGTTTCTTACAAAATTTAAATAAGCGACTAGTGTTTCTGGCGTGGGAAACGACAGCAGAACATTACACAGAAGGTGGACAACAATTTACAAGAACAATGCCTGATATCAGACATACAATTCGTGACAACGTTGCAGGTTTGTGCCAAGTAGTTGCACGATTAGTTATCAATGAAAAATCAGGTAATAGAGGTTTTATTTTACAACCTAGTAATACAGTTTGGGCTAAAAACCAATTATCCCAAGATGAACATTGTAAACAAGATGAATTGTTCCAATTAGGAAGTGGTGAAAGTGACTAG
- a CDS encoding DEAD/DEAH box helicase, which produces MTRFQLFDYQLELVDKARKLLPKNQGVLIQSPPGSGKSVMIAEVVKKAVQKGGRILFIVHRKELIMQITKTLTTHGVDLNHVDILSEKRAKNILEQLTPPTIILTDETHHSRAKTYTEIYEHFPQALRLGFTATPWRSNGKGFTDIYNEMVEGPSVEWLINNSKLADYEYKSIVMANTSKLKKSSTGDYTKKSMDEAIPKAIYGDIVANYKKYAYGQKTILYAHSVESSKDIAEKFQSQGINAVHVDAKTKSVEREQIMNDFRNGTIKVLCNVDLISEGFDVPDCTCVILARPTDSLVLFMQQAMRSMRYQPNKKALIIDHVGNYARHGLPDTKHNWKKYFNGFKKKRNQQENNELGLTSCDECFAVYENTLPACPECGHENETEKEKSELNKVDAELTDIKPFKVDYTLKRYSKDNISQSDLETLEDYYLYAKANNYKETWIKFNYPECSRMNFPQFYAQIKPLREKYKN; this is translated from the coding sequence GTGACTAGGTTCCAACTATTCGATTATCAACTTGAGTTAGTTGATAAGGCAAGAAAGTTATTACCTAAAAATCAAGGCGTATTAATACAAAGTCCACCAGGTAGTGGCAAGTCAGTAATGATTGCAGAAGTAGTGAAGAAAGCAGTTCAAAAAGGTGGTCGCATATTATTCATTGTTCATCGTAAAGAATTGATAATGCAGATTACTAAAACTTTAACTACGCACGGTGTGGATTTAAATCATGTAGATATACTCTCAGAAAAAAGAGCGAAAAATATACTCGAACAATTAACACCACCGACAATTATATTAACTGATGAAACACATCATAGTAGAGCGAAGACTTATACAGAAATATATGAGCATTTTCCACAAGCACTGCGTTTGGGGTTTACGGCGACACCTTGGCGATCAAATGGTAAAGGGTTCACTGATATATATAACGAAATGGTCGAAGGTCCAAGTGTTGAGTGGCTTATTAACAATAGCAAATTAGCAGATTATGAATACAAAAGTATTGTAATGGCAAATACTTCTAAACTAAAAAAGTCATCAACAGGTGACTATACAAAGAAATCTATGGATGAGGCTATACCTAAAGCGATTTACGGTGACATTGTTGCTAACTATAAAAAATATGCTTACGGTCAGAAAACTATACTATATGCCCACAGTGTTGAATCTAGTAAAGATATAGCTGAAAAATTTCAAAGCCAAGGCATCAATGCTGTTCATGTAGACGCTAAAACGAAATCTGTTGAACGTGAACAAATCATGAATGATTTTAGAAATGGCACTATCAAAGTTTTATGCAATGTGGATTTAATTAGCGAAGGTTTTGATGTTCCAGATTGCACTTGCGTAATCCTAGCAAGACCCACAGATTCATTGGTTTTATTTATGCAGCAAGCTATGCGCTCAATGCGTTATCAACCTAATAAAAAAGCATTGATTATAGATCACGTCGGAAATTATGCGAGACATGGACTTCCTGATACAAAGCATAATTGGAAAAAATATTTCAATGGTTTTAAGAAAAAACGCAATCAACAAGAAAATAACGAATTAGGTTTAACATCATGTGATGAATGTTTTGCAGTCTACGAAAACACATTACCTGCATGTCCCGAGTGTGGTCATGAAAACGAAACAGAAAAAGAGAAATCAGAATTAAACAAAGTAGATGCTGAACTTACAGATATTAAACCTTTTAAAGTAGATTACACACTCAAACGATATAGCAAAGACAATATATCGCAATCAGATTTAGAAACATTAGAAGATTATTATTTATACGCAAAAGCAAATAACTACAAAGAAACATGGATTAAATTTAACTATCCAGAATGTTCAAGAATGAACTTCCCGCAATTTTACGCACAGATTAAACCATTAAGAGAAAAATATAAAAATTAA
- a CDS encoding DUF2483 family protein, producing the protein MNETVTYIIRHRDMPIYITNKPTDSNSDVSYSTNRNRAREFNGMEEASINMDNHIAIKKTVTEITEYEEVNDEFSN; encoded by the coding sequence GTGAATGAAACAGTAACTTATATTATTCGTCACAGAGATATGCCGATTTATATCACTAATAAACCTACCGATAGTAATTCGGATGTTAGCTATTCAACAAATAGAAATAGAGCAAGAGAATTCAACGGTATGGAAGAAGCAAGTATCAATATGGATAACCACATAGCGATTAAGAAAACAGTAACAGAAATAACTGAATACGAGGAGGTTAATGATGAGTTTTCAAATTAA
- a CDS encoding FUSC family protein, with the protein MKLGARVIKTGIAVILALAIASLLPKEAGLKAIAAVSAVVAMQPSVYRSIKTIADRANGNIIGAVLAVLMVTAFGNHFVIMGVTVILLIAILFRFNLAHVATLASVTALIIMGQHTGNFYVSAFFRFILVMIGVLSSSIVNLIFLPPKFESKLYYNALNISTDIFMWFKLVLNDTSEYHQIKEDRGLISKRVLKLEQIFEYYEEERPLTKKQLHAQNRKKILFKEIVRVTRQAYAVLKRMNRYQHDLHSLNNELLLQIKLDIDSLTAFHEQIFISLSKKAKYDVDFEDTSVDNPQKKDLMDAFQKELIQNPYQTEYSYANIMQIISAIEEYRYTLRHLDRLRISFFSYHQDDNKIELLEEDFDL; encoded by the coding sequence TTGAAGCTAGGAGCTCGTGTTATAAAAACAGGTATAGCAGTTATACTTGCTTTGGCTATCGCTTCTCTTTTACCTAAAGAGGCAGGCTTGAAAGCCATTGCTGCTGTCAGTGCTGTTGTTGCTATGCAACCTAGCGTTTATAGATCGATAAAAACAATTGCTGACAGAGCTAATGGGAATATAATTGGTGCTGTTTTGGCAGTCTTAATGGTTACAGCTTTTGGTAATCATTTTGTCATTATGGGTGTTACCGTTATATTGTTAATAGCTATTTTATTTAGATTTAATTTAGCCCATGTGGCTACGTTGGCGAGTGTAACTGCATTAATAATTATGGGACAACATACTGGTAACTTTTATGTATCTGCATTTTTTAGATTTATACTAGTGATGATTGGGGTACTTAGTTCCTCCATCGTTAACTTAATATTTTTACCACCGAAATTTGAGTCAAAGTTATATTATAATGCACTAAATATTTCGACTGATATATTTATGTGGTTTAAATTAGTATTAAATGACACCTCTGAATATCATCAAATAAAAGAAGATAGAGGTTTAATAAGCAAACGTGTATTAAAACTTGAACAAATATTTGAGTATTACGAAGAAGAACGACCTTTAACTAAAAAGCAACTTCACGCTCAAAATCGTAAAAAGATATTGTTCAAGGAAATTGTACGCGTCACACGCCAAGCTTATGCGGTATTAAAACGTATGAATCGTTACCAACATGACTTACACAGTTTAAATAATGAATTATTATTACAAATTAAATTAGATATCGATTCATTAACAGCATTTCATGAACAAATATTCATTAGTTTATCTAAGAAAGCTAAGTATGATGTTGATTTTGAAGATACTTCAGTAGATAATCCACAAAAGAAAGACTTAATGGATGCTTTCCAAAAAGAATTAATTCAAAATCCTTACCAAACAGAATATTCTTATGCCAACATCATGCAAATCATTTCAGCAATTGAAGAATATCGTTATACTTTACGTCATTTAGATAGACTACGTATTAGTTTCTTTTCATATCATCAGGACGACAATAAAATTGAATTGTTAGAAGAAGATTTCGACTTATAA
- a CDS encoding DUF1108 family protein: MYYEVGTTKSKKIELLGFKFKINIYRNEDSIDVTLVDENNKFIDAIQIYEEYAGLTTAQEILEQAAFNWIYENTSETDRIMNRVMQW; the protein is encoded by the coding sequence ATGTATTACGAAGTAGGTACTACAAAGAGTAAAAAAATAGAATTATTAGGGTTCAAATTTAAAATCAATATTTATAGAAATGAAGATAGTATCGATGTCACATTAGTCGATGAAAACAATAAATTTATTGATGCTATTCAAATCTACGAAGAATATGCAGGATTAACCACTGCTCAGGAAATACTTGAACAAGCAGCATTTAATTGGATTTATGAAAATACAAGTGAAACAGATCGCATTATGAATCGAGTGATGCAGTGGTGA
- a CDS encoding Thoeris anti-defense Tad2 family protein: MNIQEATKLAMENGTAIYRSSQFDRDAEPGSTVEFIPTNSHGYIVTVPNQKAFTPMWQPMAEDLLANDWEVVGAENKKPQTTHGSEQNEESKFDLGVDVNLNL; the protein is encoded by the coding sequence ATGAACATTCAAGAAGCAACAAAATTAGCGATGGAAAATGGAACAGCTATTTATCGCTCATCACAGTTCGACAGAGATGCTGAGCCAGGGAGCACAGTTGAATTTATACCAACTAACTCACATGGCTATATAGTAACTGTACCCAATCAAAAAGCCTTCACACCAATGTGGCAACCAATGGCAGAAGACTTATTAGCAAATGATTGGGAAGTGGTAGGGGCAGAAAATAAAAAACCTCAAACTACTCATGGTAGTGAGCAGAATGAGGAATCAAAATTTGATTTAGGCGTAGATGTAAATCTTAATCTTTAG
- a CDS encoding glutamate-1-semialdehyde 2,1-aminomutase gives MKFTESERLQKFSDEYILGGVNSPSRSYKAVGGGAPVMMKEGKGAYLFDEDGNKYIDYLQAYGPIITGQAHPHITKAIQEQAAKGVLYGTPTRLEIDFAKKLRDAIPSLEKIRFVNSGTEAVMTTIRVARAYTKRNKIIKFSGQYHGHSDLVLVAAGSGPSQLGSPDSAGVPESVAQEVITVPYNDLDAYKEAIDYWGDQIACVLVEPIVGNFGMVEPQPGFLEGINEISHDNGTLVIYDEVITAFRFHYGAAQDLYKVYPDLTAFGKIVGGGLPIGGYGGRQDIMEHVAPLGPAYQAGTMAGNPLSMKAGIALLEVLEQDGVYKQLDNLGKRLEDGLLKLIEKHNITATINRVYGALTLYFTNEKVTHYDQAENSDGEAFAKFFKLMLHQGINLAPSKFEAWFLTTEHTEQDIDDTLEAADYAFSQMK, from the coding sequence ATGAAATTCACAGAAAGCGAAAGACTTCAAAAATTCTCTGATGAATATATTTTGGGTGGTGTTAATTCACCTTCCCGTTCTTATAAAGCAGTTGGCGGTGGTGCCCCTGTTATGATGAAAGAAGGTAAAGGCGCTTATCTATTCGATGAAGATGGCAATAAATATATAGATTACCTTCAAGCTTATGGCCCAATCATTACTGGTCAAGCTCATCCACACATTACTAAAGCAATACAAGAGCAAGCAGCTAAAGGTGTATTATACGGTACACCTACACGATTAGAAATTGACTTCGCTAAAAAATTACGCGACGCAATTCCATCATTAGAAAAAATTCGTTTCGTTAACTCAGGTACAGAAGCAGTAATGACTACTATTCGTGTTGCACGTGCCTATACTAAAAGAAATAAAATCATTAAATTTTCTGGTCAATACCATGGCCATTCTGATTTAGTACTTGTTGCAGCAGGAAGTGGCCCATCTCAATTAGGTTCTCCTGATTCAGCTGGTGTCCCTGAAAGTGTTGCACAAGAAGTTATCACAGTACCTTACAATGACTTGGATGCATATAAAGAAGCAATTGATTATTGGGGAGACCAAATCGCTTGTGTTTTAGTCGAACCAATTGTAGGTAATTTCGGTATGGTTGAACCACAACCCGGTTTCTTAGAAGGTATTAACGAAATTTCTCATGATAATGGTACATTAGTAATCTATGATGAAGTTATCACAGCTTTCCGCTTCCATTACGGTGCTGCTCAAGATTTATATAAAGTTTATCCAGATTTAACAGCTTTCGGAAAAATTGTTGGTGGTGGTTTACCAATTGGTGGATATGGTGGCAGACAAGATATTATGGAACATGTTGCCCCTCTTGGTCCAGCATATCAAGCGGGTACAATGGCCGGTAACCCACTTTCTATGAAAGCAGGCATTGCATTATTAGAAGTATTAGAACAAGATGGTGTTTATAAACAACTTGATAATTTAGGTAAACGCTTAGAGGATGGTTTATTAAAATTAATTGAAAAACATAATATTACTGCTACGATAAATAGAGTTTATGGTGCACTAACGTTATATTTCACTAACGAAAAAGTAACGCATTATGATCAAGCAGAGAATTCAGATGGCGAAGCCTTTGCGAAATTCTTTAAATTAATGCTACATCAAGGGATTAACCTAGCCCCTTCTAAATTTGAGGCATGGTTTTTAACAACCGAACATACTGAACAAGATATTGACGATACTTTAGAAGCTGCCGATTATGCATTTAGCCAAATGAAATAA
- a CDS encoding DUF669 domain-containing protein, translating into MTLFTTDYSNIEENNQEFGPLPEGDYEVIIKNATERSTPNGKEETQLTLVVRNDLTKVPELAEQKGKYANRHIFVDEWKRTIDGEYKYKMDNFMHYLNGVGVPEGTKVESFEQLLSMFRGKPVRVFVKQEENEYKGNKQTVNRVAPWNFKNTKYPQVNHEWKEKDKDSKQSTNPFEGGADINDDDLPF; encoded by the coding sequence ATGACATTATTTACAACAGATTATTCAAATATCGAGGAAAACAATCAAGAATTTGGACCACTTCCAGAAGGTGATTACGAAGTTATTATCAAAAATGCAACAGAACGTTCAACACCTAACGGTAAAGAAGAAACGCAATTAACTTTAGTAGTACGTAACGATTTAACAAAAGTACCTGAATTAGCAGAACAAAAAGGTAAATACGCTAACCGACACATCTTTGTTGATGAATGGAAACGTACGATTGACGGTGAATACAAATATAAAATGGATAATTTCATGCACTATTTAAATGGTGTAGGTGTTCCAGAAGGAACAAAAGTAGAAAGCTTTGAACAATTACTTTCTATGTTCCGTGGCAAACCTGTAAGAGTTTTCGTTAAGCAAGAAGAAAATGAATACAAAGGCAACAAACAAACAGTAAATCGTGTAGCACCATGGAATTTTAAAAATACCAAATACCCACAAGTGAATCATGAGTGGAAAGAAAAAGATAAAGACAGTAAACAATCTACTAACCCGTTCGAAGGTGGTGCAGATATTAACGATGACGACTTACCTTTCTAA